DNA from Roseomonas gilardii subsp. gilardii:
CGTCCGCCAGGGCCTTGACCCTGCCATGGTAGAGATAGGGACCGCGGTCGAAGACCACCGCCGAGACACCGGCCGCGATGGCGCGCTCGGCCACCAGCTTGCCGATGGCGGTCGCCGCATCGACATCCGCCCCTGTACGGGCGCGCAGGTCCTTCTCGAGCGTCGAGGCGGCCGCCAGGGTACGGCCCTCCTTGTCGTCGATCACCTGCGCATAGATGTGCCGGCCGGAGCGGTAGATCGACAGGCGCGGACGCCCACCGGCCTTCTGCCGCAGCTGGAAGCGGAGCCGGGAGCGGCGCCGCGTCTGGAGTGCGAGCTTGCGCATCACTTCTTCTTACCCTCCTTCCGGAGGATGACCTCGTTGTCGTAGCGGACGCCCTTGCCCTTGTAGGGCTCGGGACCACGATAGGCGCGGATCTCGGCGGCCACCTGGCCGACCCGCTGCTTATCCGCACCCTCGACCTTGATCGCCGTGGGGCGCTCGGTCGTGATCTTGATCCCTTCCGGGATCGCGTAGCGGATCTCGTGGCTGTAGCCGAGGTTCAGCACCAGCTCCTTGCCCTGGACCGCCGCACGGTAACCCGTGCCGGTGATCTCCATGGACTTGGAGAAGCCGCTGGAGACGCCCGTCACCATGCCGTTGATCAGCGAACGTGTGGTGCCCCACAGCGTGCGCGACCGCCGGTCCTCGCCCTTGGGCGAGACGGTGACGGAACCACCCTCGATCTTCACTTCCACCGCATCCGTGACGACCGGCAGGCGCAGCTCGCCGAGCTTGCCCTTGGCCACCACGACGCCGTCCTGCAGGGCGACGGTGACGCCGCTGGGAACGGTGACGGGATACTTGCCGACGCGTGACATGGGGTCGGCCTCCTCAGAACACGCGGCAGAGGACTTCGCCGCCAACATTGGCAGCGCGGGCCTCATTGTCGCTCATCACGCCGCGAGGCGTGGACAGGATGGAAACGCCGAAGCCGTTATAGACCTTCGGCAGCTCCTTGATCTTCGCGTAGACGCGGCGGCCCGGCTTGGACACCCGGTTGATCTCCTTGATCACCGGCTCGCCCTCCGAATACTTCAGCTCGATGTTGAGGATCTTCACGCCAGGGCGCACGTCCTCGGAGCTGTAGCCACGGATATAGCCTTCGCGCTTCAGGACATCCAGCACGTCGGCGCGCAGGCGCGACGCGGGAGACACGATGCGGCTCTGCCGCGCGCGCTGACCATTGCGGATGCGGGTGAGCATATCACCCAACGGATCGGACAGGGACATCGATCCTCCGCCTTACCAGGAGGCCTTCACGAGCCCGGGGATCTGGCCAACGGAGGCCAGGTCACGGAGCGCGTTACGGCTCAGCTTGAACTTGCGGTAGTTCCCGCGGGGACGGCCGGTCAGCTCGCAGCGCAGGCGAACGCGCACCTTGGCGCCGTTGCGCGGCAACTGGGCGAGCTTGAGCGTGGCCTCGAAGCGCTCCTCGACGGGCGCCTCGCGGTCCATCACCAGAGCCTTCAGCGCCGCACGCTTCTCCGCGTGCAGCGCCGAGAGCTTGGCGCGCCGGTTGTTCTTCTCGACAGCCGAAGTCTTGGCCATGCGATCTTATCCTCCAGAACCTGGCCCCACCCGCTCCATGCCAACTGGGCAGGGAACGGGCCGGACCGGTTTTCCGAGATTAATTGGCGAAAGGCAGCTCGAAGGCCTTGAGAAGGGCCTTGGCCTCCTTGTCCGTCTTTGCCGTGGTCACGAACTGGATGTCCATGCCACGCACCGCCTCGACCTTGTCGTAGGCGATTTCCGGGAAGATGATCTGCTCCTTCAGACCCATGGCGAAGTTGCCACGGCCGTCGAAGCCACGGTTGCCGGGCAGGCCGCGGAAGTCGCGGACGCGCGGCAGCGCGATCGTCACCAGACGGTCCAGGAACTCGTACATCCGGGCGCGGCGCAGCGTGACCTTGCAGCCGATCGCCTGCCCCTCACGGATCTTGAAGCCCGCGATCGCCTTCTTGGCACGGGTCTTGACCGGCTTCTGGCCAGCGATGGCCATCAGGTCGGCCACGGCCGCGTCCAGCTTCTTGCTGTCGCCGGCCGCTTCGCCCACGCCCATGTTGATGACGATCTTGGAGAGCTTCGGCATCTCCATGACGTTCTGGTAGCCGAACTGCTCCTGCAGGGCCTTGCGCACCACCTCGTTGTAGTGCCGCTGCAGGCGCGGCAGCTCCTTCTGAGTGTCGCTCATGCGTCGAGCACCTCGCCGGAGGCCTTGGCCACCCGGACCTTCTTGCCGTCCACGTCCTTGAAGCCGACGCGGGTCGGCTTGTCGGACTTCGGATCGATCAGCGCCAGGTTGGAGAGGTGGATCGTCGCCTCCTTCTCCTGGATGCCACCCGGCTGGTTCATGCCCTGCGGCTTCAGGTGCCGCTTGACCATGTTCACGCCTTGGACGATCGCCCGGTTGTCCTCGGGAATCACGCGCAGCACCTCGCCGCGCTTGCCCTTGTCGGAACCGGTGATCACCTGGACGCGGTCACCCTTGCGGATCTTCGCGGCCATTACAGCACCTCCGGAGCCAGGGAGATGATCTTCATGTACCGGCGGGCGCGCAGCTCGCGCACCACCGGGCCGAAGATACGGGTGCCGATCGGTTCGCCCTGCTTGTTGATCAGGACGGCCGCGTTGTTGTCGAAGCGGATGGCCGAGCCGTCGCCGC
Protein-coding regions in this window:
- the rpsN gene encoding 30S ribosomal protein S14 — protein: MAKTSAVEKNNRRAKLSALHAEKRAALKALVMDREAPVEERFEATLKLAQLPRNGAKVRVRLRCELTGRPRGNYRKFKLSRNALRDLASVGQIPGLVKASW
- the rplF gene encoding 50S ribosomal protein L6 yields the protein MSRVGKYPVTVPSGVTVALQDGVVVAKGKLGELRLPVVTDAVEVKIEGGSVTVSPKGEDRRSRTLWGTTRSLINGMVTGVSSGFSKSMEITGTGYRAAVQGKELVLNLGYSHEIRYAIPEGIKITTERPTAIKVEGADKQRVGQVAAEIRAYRGPEPYKGKGVRYDNEVILRKEGKKK
- the rplE gene encoding 50S ribosomal protein L5, coding for MSDTQKELPRLQRHYNEVVRKALQEQFGYQNVMEMPKLSKIVINMGVGEAAGDSKKLDAAVADLMAIAGQKPVKTRAKKAIAGFKIREGQAIGCKVTLRRARMYEFLDRLVTIALPRVRDFRGLPGNRGFDGRGNFAMGLKEQIIFPEIAYDKVEAVRGMDIQFVTTAKTDKEAKALLKAFELPFAN
- the rpsH gene encoding 30S ribosomal protein S8; its protein translation is MSLSDPLGDMLTRIRNGQRARQSRIVSPASRLRADVLDVLKREGYIRGYSSEDVRPGVKILNIELKYSEGEPVIKEINRVSKPGRRVYAKIKELPKVYNGFGVSILSTPRGVMSDNEARAANVGGEVLCRVF
- the rplR gene encoding 50S ribosomal protein L18, producing MRKLALQTRRRSRLRFQLRQKAGGRPRLSIYRSGRHIYAQVIDDKEGRTLAAASTLEKDLRARTGADVDAATAIGKLVAERAIAAGVSAVVFDRGPYLYHGRVKALADGAREGGLSF
- the rplX gene encoding 50S ribosomal protein L24, yielding MAAKIRKGDRVQVITGSDKGKRGEVLRVIPEDNRAIVQGVNMVKRHLKPQGMNQPGGIQEKEATIHLSNLALIDPKSDKPTRVGFKDVDGKKVRVAKASGEVLDA